In Amycolatopsis sp. FBCC-B4732, the genomic stretch CCCGCGCGCGGCCGTCAGCGCGGGCAGGAGCAGCTGCGTCAGCGCCAGCGGCGCGAACACGTTGACGCGGTAGACGTCCTCCAGTTCCGCCAAGGGATAACCGGAAAGCGGCGGCAGCGGGCTGACGCCCAGCGAGCTCGCGTTGTTGACGAGCAGGTCGAGCGACGGGCAGGCGGCGGCCAGCTGAGCGCGGTGGGCCGGGTCGGCGACGTCGCCGGGGACGGCCGTGAAGCCGGTTTCCCGTGCCGCGGCGGACAACGCGGCCGCGTCCCGGCCGTCGCCGACGACCGTCCACTTGCGACTCACCAGGGCCGCCGCGAGCGCGCGGCCCAGACCGGCGGACGCGCCGGTCACGAGTGCGGTTGGCATGGTTCCTCCTCCGAGGGGTACCACACCATCGTGAAACCTCTATATTACTTGAGGTCAACCCGCGACCGGCCGCGCAGCAAAAAGTACGCTGCCAGCGAAACGACGAGCCCGACGTAGTAAGCCAGATCCGCGCCGTGCAGCGCCGCCGCCACCGGTCCCGTGTACAGGGACGTGTTCATGAACGGCACCGCCGCGCCGAAGCCGAGCACGAACGCCACGAGCGCCGCCC encodes the following:
- a CDS encoding SDR family NAD(P)-dependent oxidoreductase; the protein is MPTALVTGASAGLGRALAAALVSRKWTVVGDGRDAAALSAAARETGFTAVPGDVADPAHRAQLAAACPSLDLLVNNASSLGVSPLPPLSGYPLAELEDVYRVNVFAPLALTQLLLPALTAARGTVLDISSDAAVEAYEGWGAYGSAKAALDQLTAVLGAENPELAVYAVDPGDLRTAMHQRAFPGEDISDRPLPSSVVPAFLRLLDERPPSGRYRAADLPSIHAPATALNGGASRPEAL